From the genome of Solanum lycopersicum chromosome 7, SLM_r2.1:
AATTTCACCTCTTCCTTTTCTCGAGGATAAGAAGAACGTCTCGTCAAAAATCAGTAGCTTATGGCAAAGAGATATATTTGTTGTTGAGCAAGTAAAGAGAGGTCCAAATTGTTCCCTAAAGATGGGAAGAAAATTAATGGCAAATCTAGTTGGTGAAATGTTGCCTATCCAATCTAATCTAATATCGATTGATCCCACTATGACAAGAGATATCAAAGATTGTATGTACTTTGATTCAACAATTTGCACGAAAAATTATAGTGTTTGGATAAGGAAGTATCACATGTTTGGTAAAATATGCCTTTCACAATCTAAGCCTACATTCTAGGTTAGTGGTTATCATTCAACACTCTAACTATCGATTCTCGAAATCTAGATATTATTGCATAGATTTGAGACGTGGAGTAATGTATAGTTAATGGTACCGAGATACATCAACTTTCAGAGGTGAAATTTTTAGTTCAGCTGcttttaaattacaaatatagAATAGTGAGTTTGAGTCAAGTTAATAAactattaattttgattttttgtatgGACTATGACGACTCTGCGCTGCTCCCGATAATTTACAAGTCGATTTGATGAGATACAATAGCAATGCACTACTTTCTTCGTCTTAATTTATCTGACACGTTTATTTTTAGTTAGCCTCTAAAATATTGATACATTTCTATACTTAGTAATaacttgattttaaaatattcattttactCGTAAGGAGATGATATATAATCACACCAATATCTATAATTTGTCttaaatcacaaattttaattttttaaaaaaaatttaatcaaactaAACATCAcgtaaattaaaatgaagaattaacatatttcaaactttGGTAGCGTGGCACTATGGTAACCATGAACCTTTTGATGTGATGTCatgtacattttttttgttaaaactttttattgaattatttaaaagttattatCCATCGAAAAAACTTTTAAGAAAAGTAACCAATGTATTTTATTGCAACATATGTCTATCATTTTATTGAAGTTGTAGGAATCTTTCTCATTATattgttttacttaaaaatatataatagtaaaaaatgactaagttttaaaaaatcaattaattttatgatttaagaaaaattgacttttcaaattacagagtcgccacttgattttttagtaaaatcaagaaaatctaaaattattttttcaaaagatttaaaacagataaaaattagttaaaaaagattcgaagttcaaatgtacattccgagaaggtgttaggcctCGGAATGTCCGCTAACTCGCGGTTGACTagcgatttgactaaatgactttcaaatattttctaaatattgtCTAAATTAagtgaattcaaattttatttacttacttaattactattattttctaattaatcatatatgtattttatttatatagttttcttttagaaaaagcAAAAGAAGGATATCAGTTAAGAGGGGGAAGGGACATAAAGGGATTAATgagatcaaatatatatatatatatatatatatatagtataagaGAAATGACAACTTTGggatttaattaagttaaaactataGGATAAACATAGTTAGGCGAAATAATACGAATAAAAGTAAAAGGAGGAAAATATTGAATTGGGGCCTTAAAGTCCAAATTTTATGACCTGTCCTAAATCTAAAGTGACCCAAAATGGATTCGGGCCCAAATTCAACAAATGGCTGCTGGAAATTATTAAGGCTTTGGGCCTATTTCCCTTTGAGAAACCAACGTATACATTTTATGTATATCGTTATATACGAGCAGAATTTCGAACGTTTTTTTCTGCATCATCCCTGTACATCGATTTTTGAAtgtattttcatcaaaaatatgcACCCCTGAATTTTCTAAGACTTATAATGCGTATATTTCAACTGTATATTAATGTATACAACAGGTATATTGACCTGTTCTTTGGCTTTTCGGAGATGGGGTgggtgaaaatattttatctatatattaaGGTGCTCAATTGAAATAAGTTTCATTATTTAAATGAATAACAATATgcataatgtattttaaaaaaagatacttCATTGTAGGGGTGTGCATCGGTTGGTGCGAttcaattttatgtattatcagtttttgatttttaaatatgttaaccCAATAACAAATCAAGAACATATTCTTTATTGGTTTTCGATTTATCATTTTGATCATTATCAGTTCAGTTTCAATTTaaccaataagaaaatatccataaattttaatatgacttCTCATTTCTCTAAATGTTTTTGATATagtgaaacaagaaaaataatgaaaaattacatcAATAAGAGAAAACATTGTTCAAAAGCTATAATTATATGTCATGACCACCAAAATATATAACGAAATTTCTTATGTTAATCAAAGTACAAACTTTTATAAACTTGCAAAAGTTACAACCTACAATTATAAACTAAAACTAATATGAAATAGTCcaacaaaactaaaattaaaactaaaatcacaTAGCTACAATTGCAAACCTATTATGAAGTGGATagaatattaataatttgatatatttataaacCTATTAAAAATccaataattcaataactaaatatcatttttttatttaatttattagtcgGTATGATTTTTGCACACCAATACTTTATTGTGCTTTCTAGAATTGTAGTTTTGTATTTGAAAAGTAAATTTGTTCATATAGTATAAGCAGTCAATTCTACTTTTACATTTGTAATAAAGGACGTATTCTTATTACAATTGTTTTGTTGAGGGCTTGTTTTTGTAATCCATGTGTGTAGTTTGGTGCTTCTGATGATCTAGAATTTAAGAATTTCGGAGTTACACTAAAGTAGATGAAAACTGTTATTACGTATAAAGTATAAAGTACGACTAGTATTAGTTGTATGAGgggttattttattatatttttatttatgaggggttattttattatattttaatttgtggaTTCATGCTTTATTGTCttctttgactttttttttatttttcttatttttttttctcactcTCTTTCCGCgtttttctagatttttaaaaaaaagctatATTCGGAAATCaatttaattactattttaatttgtttaggtaaaaataatattttctctatctactattatttgtcatgatttctatttttagagttaaattataagaagttaagaattttaattaatatttaaaaatgtatttttttattatattgatatgcaaaaagttACAGATTATAGTActattcatatagtttttgaatatttaaattttttatttaaaatatcgaattaatggaatctaatttaactttaaaattagtTGGGTGAGGTAAAAAATCTGTAAGCttgaaatattatcaaaaaatattttttttttccgaattttttaactatttttgtttagtagaggggggggggggggtttaggGATTgggaaaagggtaaaaaattatttgaaattaaaaaaataagtttttattttttgatgtgGAGGGTCGGGTATGGAGTATTGGGTAgggtaaaaaaatatgataatattagAATGAAGtatgcttttgaaaaatatttttctttatttataaagaaaaaaattatcttaaatttaaggaaattaagttgatttgaaaaatattttcaaaacatttaatCCAATTAACagagaaaattataaattcacATTAAACTCACCCTAAAAGATGTACTAGTTTAATAAACTCAAAAGAGAAATCACCACTGTACAAAATATAGTTACCTGGAAATGTATAAAAAATCTAGTTTTAGTATCCCCGTATAACGTTGGGTCCACCTAAAACACGAAACaggtatattatattatagttaTTAGATATTCAGCATTTGCTAAGAAATTTTCTTATGCACATCttaaaaacacaaaattcaatAGTTAACATACATCCTTCTTCAAGTAAACGATagattaataaagtaaaaaattgatataaactTACTCTCCAACCAGCTTGTAAGATATCTGATcctttatgaatttttagtcGAGATCCACTGTGTTGCTGTCCATTAACTTGAGGATTGTACAAAGCAGAACTCATTCCGGCTCCCGCAAACTTGTTATGTGGATTATATGAAATTTGAGCTATTGCaacctaattttttaaaaaaattgtttttagtaAATCTTACAGAGTGCCCAAATTAAACTAAGAATAACTTGTTCCTTTATTACTTCAAATCCCATTAAATAAAACATggacattaaaaaataatttttatagcCATATACCACCTTATATCCTTGTGAAGATACATATCTTCCATTTGGCCTACTATTATTGTTGCTCTGCATTAGAAAATGAACTTATTTTTACGTTTGAAAtaaatatgcaatatatatagaagtaaattgaCATAAATCATCTTACAACATCATATTCATCGGTGAATGTGATATCCTCTGGAGGAGGCATATGAGTTAATCTTACAAGATCATCTTTTGTCATTCTCTTAACAGGAATAGTTCCAAAAGGGCATCCTCCATCTTTTGACCATATTGTCCATGACCTATTAGTTGTTGATGAGAAGGTTGAATCTTTCTTGATTGTAGATAAAGTAGATTTCATCTGCTCAATCAAATGTTCAACTGTAtgtcaataatatcatatccaATAGGAACAAAATGACAACGAAATGAAAAGAGAGTAGAGATATGCCTTAGGATGAAAATTATGATCCTTCAATAATGGGTTATCAAATGCACGTTGTTTGTAGAAATCTACGCAGTCGTATGTATCTCCATATTTAGTCtgtaaacaattaaaattaataaaacaagtaGCCTAAGTTAGAACAAGATGTACCATTTAAACACAAAACATACTCACGAGAACAATTCTTAGTAAATGGTAATACTACTActttgcttttttttaaaaaaaaaagatttttttttagaaaagactAATCTAGGTCATTCATTcgtatttattcatttatgcTACTTTCGTTGAGAAAATGTTCATCTATGCCATTAtatgttaatgaaaaatatttcgaTAGATGTGTCCTAAGCCATTGTTATGCCCTTGACTCCAATTTGCAAGATCATATGCAAAAATTGTGCTTAATCCATTTTAGTTCATTTGTTTGATTGGATttgacatgaaattttaaaaggtaattttgttttgaatcttgtgatattaaaataaatatatatagaatatattaAAGTGCTCTTAAATCTTGTGGTTTAAACATGTTATGtgaaaaaatagaatcaaataatttgaaaaaatggaaaaaaatatttttctcaaatcaaattaaaagaaaaagtaaaacaaacaaatCGAAACAGACTAACCTGCTCAATCTTCAACTACAACAAAAGTTTACGTTGAAAGAAGGAATTAAAGGgaattttctccatttcccGAGAATAATGTGACAAATGAATGTTTTCTCCAATACAAAAGtgatattatcaaataaaatgtcTTTTGCGACTTAGaagtataataaaataaattttttgaagaaaaaaatacctTTACTGTTTTGACGGCTGGTTTGTTCAAAATTTTTAGTTGTTTCTCTAACTCCGCATTCTCAAATTTGGATAGATTTTTTTGCCCTTCCACCCTATTATAacttaacataaaatataacatcAATAACGTTTGTTGAATCGTTCTTTGATCCATCCTgaattcatttctttttatagGCATGAATCTTAGGtgttttgaagaaattagattAATTAATTCAACAAGAAAGCTCAACACTGAATTTGATTTGCTAGGTGTAAGTATTGATATCTCTGCTACTATAAGGAAGACATTGTTATATAGAAATGTTGAAAAGATTAAGTTGACTATTATGTAAAAGATATTGACTTTTTGAAAGTTTAATAAATGTTGATTGACCTTTTGTAATTAAtaaccaaaataataattaacttcaTCTGACCAAATCTAAGAAGACTTTGAATGCTTTTTTGTTGTTCATAtctacataataaaatatttaaaatatttttgactatAGACCAAATATGTTGTCCAGTCCGAAACCaaaattagattattatttttaaaaaattgaaaaagaactAAAGTAATGTGCAAATATTTTGACCAAAGCTATTATTTGAGGATAATTATAAGCAATACTTAGAGTTGAGGAATGTCTTTAAATCTTTATTTtcgataaatttaaataaaaattaaaatagataattattCTCCGAACTATCATGAATATTGTGGTAATACCTTTCGTAATACTAacatatatcataaatttttttttacccaaTATTCAATATCAACTAATTTAAATTCGCACCGAATCTTTTTACCTTCTGAAATATAATACTTTGTActaaaaacaattttataacCAAGTAGCTTATGAACTGAATTAAAGATTCAGACAAAACAATGACTAATTTGGGCCTTAGTAATTACGATTTTCTGGGCCTGAGCTAACGGATACATGGGCCTTGATCTATTGAGTTGGAGAAATTATGCAGCTAAgcaaatttatgttatttaattacttatcatagctatagtttgctataactATCACTCGCgactaatattataaattaattacgtgggctgactttgagtttgtataattagtcacgtttgtatatgtataattcgccagaatatacagatacatatgtatattatacaattatttaacctatatacatatatagttcACCTCTCTTCCGCTCAcatctctccttcctctcccaTTCTCTTGCTATTAATataaatgcatatgtataatatataattattttcaacctTATATATTTAGCAATAAGTATCCATTCAGTATACTGTGTTGAATTGGGTTGGGAGTCTTTCATctgcaaaagaaaataaaaaaaaacttattatcACATCTTCATCCCCCTCTATCAAAATGATCAAAAAGGAAGGCGAGCTTGCTTCTCCGAAAAGCTGAGTTTTTCGGTTCGCCCCCCCTATGTGGTTGGCCTTCTTACCAGTCTGCCTCCTTTCTCTTGATGGAATATATCAATACCCGAGCTCCAGCCTTGCTTGCGTTCTTCACCGGCGCTCGCCAGATGTATCACTCATCCCGCTCCCCACGGAGCGGTAAGGGGTCTTCTTGTGTGTTATAATCTTTACGGGAATGAATCGCATATGTTGGTTGAGAATTGCTCGGGAATTCATTGATAACGCACATGTAAGCATAACAAATACCTGTTCAAATGTCTTCAACTTGGATAATATGGAGAAGAAAAAACTAATAtcaattcatttatttaaaaccatttaatttaggacagattcaatattttttaagcaaacaaaattataaacttttacaaaaattacAACATCAGTTACACAAGCCTTCAATTTGATATTAATTCGTCTTATCCAATTTGACCGAATTTGcaatttatttggttatttttaaaaaatttaatcagtATTTTGCTCTACTTGACCAAAGTTGGGCCAATTTCCAGCATACTTTATTATTGTAAAAATTAGGCAAATGACATACTGTAAATGATAAATTACATTCTATccctataatatttatttattctcaGCCCAATTCCCACTTTATAATTCCCAGCCCAACCCCGTCATATTCCCAAGcccaacataattttctttcaGCCCACTTTTAAGTCACCAAAAGTCTCAGCCCAATTTAATTCCAGCTGACCCAAAAGACTTGGCTGCGTCCTTGACAGGCTTGAATGCTCACAACTCATGAGCGAGTACTCTTTTACACATAGAACTTGTAACAAATGTAAAGACATCCAAAATAACGATGTATCAACATAATTATGAATTAGATATACGCTATGATAATGTGctataaatatatacttttagccaaatatcatatatatatcatgacTAGTCTTGTATAAACgtagcttcttctttttttctagcttttaatatgaaaaactTTATTCGCACACCTAACAATATCCTGTATTGAGTCCAAGGCGAGTTTTAGGAATAAATGACTTCTAAAACTCTTGTTATATGTCGAAATCAAGATTATTAATAAATGTGAAACCATTGACCATTGCTATCCATGAATAAttcttagttagttaattaaaaGTGATGATTTGTTAGTTCAAAGTCTTGTTATATAAAGATGTGATTAAATAATATGTAGAAAAGGACGTGTAACTTATAATGCGTGCATATTGAATTATATTAGGATTGATTGATACCGCAACGTACACTAATTGCAATTATTAGGAAACCTTACTTAAATAAGTGAGATTTATTTGGCACATTTTCTTCATAAACGGCAAGCCAAAAAAGATATTAAGGAAATGATGTGACAAATTAATTTCCACaaaatgttcaaaaaaaaattaaaaaaatacttactaAAGAAAAAGTAGTACCAGCAGAAGATGATTCAAGATTTAATGTTTGTTGATATATACattattcttaaaattaatatacaacaataatcaaattaacatataaatatttatagatatatgatgaatgttttaatatttatataaataatttttgacaaaaaatattgacaacATTCAAGCATTTATAGATATACAGTGAACTATGTTCAAGCATttcttttgattaaaattttctcattaatttatgcAATTGGACAATTTTAAACAATCATATCTTTTTGAATATAAACAATCGCTAGGTATCATATGTTCCATCTAATTAAAGCCCTATAAGTCTTTTTTATAATGTCATCAAGTTTACATTAATAAGAATTTGtagtaaaaaattatgactaTTTTATCAGAGACATGATCAACACTCAACAGAGAATATCAAAAGATTTTTATCGCTTAACCATTGTTGAATCGcttatataactaataaattttttaattaataattaatttttctctttaataatatataaactcgtagattatattaaagaaaattacaagGGACATTGAATGAAAATGTGGTTGATAAATCTTTGAGACCCCCCTTAGTCCCTTTCATGATCTTCTAATTTTGGTCAAAAAGGAAAGTTTCACATACCCCACCCCCCACTGCACCTCCTTCGAATTGTCACGTTTGTAACTGACTATTctcaaatattgtattatttatattttatgttttgtgcagataaaaaaaaataatgtttcagTTCAACTAACTCGAAGaatgattttaagaaaataataaaaagtagaaAGATTTTGTCAATCTTTAATGTTCACATCCAATGTATTCAAAATCTATCACTAAATTTAGAACATCATGACAAAGAGTTGTCGTAATAGTAATTATTGTTGTGGTACTCCGTCCCATTTGTAGATATTGTATTTATGACTTATTAGtatttttgttgatgatttaaaaaaataaaatatatatataaagaaaaaaagttaattaagaGAATTCGTTGTCTCTTATATTTATACCTGAAAAAGAAATTGAcagtatattatataatttacatatacaatgtaaaaaaattttagaaccctttttttttttggtattagGTTATCTACTTATATTATGTTTTCTCCATTGAAACTTTTgctataacaattttaaaaaatccaaaaaattgaCTATACATTTATTACTTTAGGATCAAATTATGTAATCGTGAAGGAATATGAAATGGGCCATGGGTTGTATTGGGGGGTCCAAAAATAGGTGGTAGTCTAGGTCAATGTATAGTTTGTTGTCAATAAAACATTAACTTCTAACTAGtgacataataaaaattttcaccGACAATGTTCAAACTTTAGATAGTAAATTCGAAAATAAATTATCCTACATGAGTTCAAACTTGGGCACCATATATGTAGAGCACATTGCATATCCTTGTTACTGCGCCACAAGTCTCCATTGGTTCTAAGGATTTTcagaaatacaataaatatataattataaagtaatatttgatatatattgtaatttttcaATGAAGGATGCATATCTAATTGGACATCCTGACATCACCATTGTTCCGCCGCTGCTTCTGGCATGACCAAACATAGTTtatctacatatatatacaacaacataactttaattaataGGTCGTTGTATTACGTATATATTGGAATAACTTTGGTAAGTTTCATTATCCaattattaattgttattatatcaTCACTAGAGGTGGCAAATAGACGGATTGGGTTAAATATAGACGGATTAAAAATGGGTAAACATAAAATGGGTAATCATTCAATTCGCCCATATTTGATATGGGTAAAAATAGGTTGGGTAAAATACTAGTTTACCCATATTTTACTCATATTCTATGAATAAATAGATCCTTATTTAAGAAttcaatttgaagaaaatattttagtctCTTTTTAGATGAAATCTGTTGAAAatgcttcatttagttttattttactctttcactttaatttatcatcaattgtttttcaataacaataataataataataaatttaattgcacaaattaattttgaaaatgataaaatatatgtaaattttaccATATTTTATAGAATGTATGCAAAAATTACTCCTCTAATAGAAACAGAGTTGTTTTCAATTCAAATATAGCAATACATACCACACAATAAAAATTTAACGTAAATAACGAAGATAAGTAAATTTCACCTCTTCCTTTTCTCGAGGATAAGAAGAACGTCTCGTCAAAAATCAGTAGCTTATGGCAAAGAGATATATTTGTTGTTGAGCAAGTAAAGAGAGGTCCAAATTGTTCCCTAAAGATGGGAAGAAAATTAATGGCAAATCTAGTTGGTGAAATGTTGCCTATCCAATCTAATCTAATATCGATTGATCCCACTATGACAAGAGATATCAAAGATTGTATGTACTTTGATTCAACAATTTGCACGAAAAATTATAGTGTTTGGATAAGGAAGTATCACATGTTTGGTAAAATATGCCTTTCACAATCTAAGCCTACATTCTAGGTTAGTGGTTATCATTCAACACTCTAACTATCGATTCTCGAAATCTAGATATTATTGCATAGATTTGAGACGTGGAGTAATGTATAGTTAATGGTACCGAGATACATCAACTTTCAGAGGTGAAATTTTTAGTTCAGCTGcttttaaattacaaatatagAATAGTGAGTTTGAGTCAAGTTAATAAactattaattttgattttttgtatgGACTATGACGACTCTGCGCTGCTCCCGATAATTTACAAGTCGATTTGATGAGATACAATAGCAATGCACTACTTTCTTCGTCTTAATTTATCTGACACGTTTATTTTTAGTTAGCCTCTAAAATATTGATACATTTCTATACTTAGTAATaacttgattttaaaatattcattttactCGTAAGGAGATGATATATAATCACACCAATATCTATAATTTGTCttaaatcacaaattttaattttttaaaaaaaatttaatcaaactaAACATCAcgtaaattaaaatgaagaattaacatatttcaaactttGGTAGCGTGGCACTATGGTAACCATGAACCTTTTGATGTGATGTCatgtacattttttttgttaaaactttttattgaattatttaaaagttattatCCATCGAAAAAACTTTTAAGAAAAGTAACCAATGTATTTTATTGCAACATATGTCTATCATTTTATTGAAGTTGTAGGAATCTTTCTCATTATattgttttacttaaaaatatataatagtaaaaaatgactaagttttaaaaaatcaattaattttatgatttaagaaaaattgacttttcaaattacagagtcgccacttgattttttagtaaaatcaagaaaatctaaaattattttttcaaaagatttaaaacagataaaaattagttaaaaaagattcgaagttcaaatgtacattccgagaaggtgttaggcctCGGAATGTCCGCTAACTCGCGGTTGACTagcgatttgactaaatgactttcaaatattttctaaatattgtCTAAATTAagtgaattcaaattttatttacttacttaattactattattttctaattaatcatatatgtattttatttatatagttttcttttagaaaaagcAAAAGAAGGATATCAGTTAAGAGGGGGAAGGGACATAAAGGGATTAATgagatcaaatatatatatatatatatatatatatagtataagaGAAATGACAACTTTGggatttaattaagttaaaactataGGATAAACATAGTTAGGCGAAATAATACGAATAAAAGTAAAAGGAGGAAAATATTGAATTGGGGCCTTAAAGTCCAAATTTTATGACCTGTCCTAAATCTAAAGTGACCCAAAATGGATTCGGGCCCAAATTCAACAAATGGCTGCTGGAAATTATTAAGGCTTTGGGCCTATTTCCCTTTGAGAAACCAACGTATACATTTTATGTATATCGTTATATACGAGCAGAATTTCGAACGTTTTTTTCTGCATCATCCCTGTACATCGATTTTTGAAtgtattttcatcaaaaatatgcACCCCTGAATTTTCTAAGACTTATAATGCGTATATTTCAACTGTATATTAATGTATACAACAGGTATATTGACCT
Proteins encoded in this window:
- the LOC138337258 gene encoding protein neprosin-like isoform X2, encoding MPIKRNEFRMDQRTIQQTLLMLYFMLSYNRVEGQKNLSKFENAELEKQLKILNKPAVKTVKTKYGDTYDCVDFYKQRAFDNPLLKDHNFHPKMKSTLSTIKKDSTFSSTTNRSWTIWSKDGGCPFGTIPVKRMTKDDLVRLTHMPPPEDITFTDEYDVSNNNSRPNGRYVSSQGYKVAIAQISYNPHNKFAGAGMSSALYNPQVNGQQHSGSRLKIHKGSDILQAGWRVDPTLYGDTKTRFFIHFQINYVWSCQKQRRNNGDVRMSN
- the LOC138337258 gene encoding protein neprosin-like isoform X1, producing MPIKRNEFRMDQRTIQQTLLMLYFMLSYNRVEGQKNLSKFENAELEKQLKILNKPAVKTVKTKYGDTYDCVDFYKQRAFDNPLLKDHNFHPKMKSTLSTIKKDSTFSSTTNRSWTIWSKDGGCPFGTIPVKRMTKDDLVRLTHMPPPEDITFTDEYDVSNNNSRPNGRYVSSQGYKVAIAQISYNPHNKFAGAGMSSALYNPQVNGQQHSGSRLKIHKGSDILQAGWRVDPTLYGDTKTRFFIHFQIIRSTKLHTWITKTSPQQNNCNKNTSFITNVKVELTAYTI